One genomic segment of Arachis duranensis cultivar V14167 chromosome 4, aradu.V14167.gnm2.J7QH, whole genome shotgun sequence includes these proteins:
- the LOC107484070 gene encoding probable pectate lyase 8 gives MEVQSLRCFISLCVLLALLSIGANASNYNEKQITESSNVGEANSQSLENSPMAKRSDNDDSSNLHAVDNPEEIASMVDMSIRNHTVRRNLNFFSCGTGNPIDDCWRCDRRWYLRRKRLATCAIGFGRNAIGGRDGRYYVVTDPSDDDAVNPKPGTLRYAVIQDRPLWIVFKRDMIITLKQELIMNSFKTIDGRGFNVHIAHGACITVQFVTNIIIHGIHIHDCIQTGNAMVRSSPSHYGWRTLADGDGISIFGASHIWIDHNSLSNCSDGLIDAIMGSTAITISNNYFTHHNEVMLLGHSDSYVRDKQMQVTIAYNHFGEGLVQRMPRCRHGYFHVVNNDYTHWEMYAIGGSADPTINSQGNRYLAPLDHFAKEVTKRVLTTESTWKKWNWRSDGDLMLNGAYFTSSGAGNAASYARASSLGAKSSSLVGTLTSAAGVLNCRRGFMC, from the exons ATGGAGGTTCAGTCTCTGCGATGCTTCATCTCCCTCTGCGTTCTGCTCGCGCTGCTTTCAATTGGCGCCAATGCAAGCAACTACAACGAGAAACAGATCACAGAATCAAG CAATGTAGGAGAAGCGAATTCGCAGAGCTTGGAGAATTCTCCAATGGCGAAAAG GTCAGATAATGATGATTCATCAAATTTGCATGCAGTTGATAATCCAGAGGAGATAGCTTCCATGGTTGATAT GAGCATCCGCAATCACACGGTAAGAAGGAATCTGAACTTCTTCTCATGTGGGACCGGGAACCCAATAGACGACTGCTGGCGCTGCGACCGCCGCTGGTACCTCCGACGCAAGCGCCTCGCCACCTGCGCCATTGGCTTCGGCCGCAACGCCATTGGAGGCCGCGACGGCCGGTACTATGTCGTCACGGACCCATCCGACGACGACGCCGTGAACCCGAAGCCCGGCACCCTCCGCTATGCCGTGATCCAAGACAGGCCTCTCTGGATCGTGTTCAAGCGCGACATGATCATCACACTCAAGCAAGAGCTCATCATGAACAGCTTCAAGACAATCGACGGCCGCGGCTTCAACGTCCATATCGCCCACGGTGCCTGCATCACCGTCCAGTTCGTCACCAACATTATCATCCACGGCATCCACATCCACGACTGCATCCAAACCGGTAACGCCATGGTTCGCAGCTCTCCTTCGCATTACGGCTGGAGAACCCTCGCTGACGGTGATGGCATCTCTATCTTCGGCGCCAGCCATATCTGGATTGACCATAACTCCCTGTCTAATTGCTCTGATGGGCTTATTGATGCCATTATGGGATCTACTGCCATTACAATTTCTAACAACTACTTCACTCACCACAATGAG GTTATGTTACTGGGCCATAGTGATTCTTATGTAAGAGACAAGCAGATGCAAGTCACCATTGCTTATAACCATTTTGGGGAGGGTCTAGTCCAAAGGATGCCAAG GTGTAGACATGGATATTTTCACGTGGTAAACAATGATTATACCCACTGGGAAATGTATGCAATTGGTGGCAGTGCCGATCCCACAATTAACAGCCAAGGCAATAGATACCTTGCCCCTCTGGATCATTTTGCTAAGGAG GTGACAAAGAGAGTATTAACAACAGAATCCACATGGAAAAAATGGAATTGGAGGTCTGATGGAGACCTTATGTTGAATGGTGCCTATTTCACTTCATCAGGAGCAGGAAATGCAGCTAGCTATGCTAGAGCCTCAAGTTTGGGGGCCAAATCTTCTTCTTTGGTTGGAACTCTTACGTCTGCTGCTGGTGTTCTTAACTGCCGGAGGGGTTTCATGTGTTAA